One Ostrea edulis chromosome 2, xbOstEdul1.1, whole genome shotgun sequence genomic region harbors:
- the LOC125679867 gene encoding sialidase-like — translation MRLQTPMQLPTSLQLPTTFRLPTPMQLPTHVTAYTCGTSYTYVLTITHVSPYIDATTITHVTPYSCAIPITCATPNTSTTPNTYRLLIPMRLQSSVQFPTPVRLPTLTLHASVRFPLPVRFPSPVQLPLIPHTSVTPITSTTPNTHATAYSSATAYTCATPINCAIPYIHATPYTCAISITHTTPNTRATPKTHVTPYIHATPYTCAISITRGTPYTLVTIITHATPYTCVTIITHATPYTCAMSITHSTPYTHVIPITMQLSYIRASTHTHVTAYTCVTPYTCATGSHYL, via the exons ATGCGACTCCAAACACCCATGCAACTGCCCACAAGCTTGCAACTCCCTACAACCTTCCGACTCCCAACACCCATGCAACTACCCACTCATGTGACTGCCTATACCTGTGGGACTTCCTACACGTATGTACTTACCATTACCCATGTGTCTCCCTACATCGATGCAACTACCATCACCCATGTGACTCCCTACTCCTGTGCGATTCCCATTACCTGTGCAACTCCCAACACTAGTACGACTCCCAACACCTATCGACTGCTTATACCCATGCGACTCCAATCATCCGTTCAATTCCCAACACCTGTGCGACTCCCTACACTCAC ACTCCATGCATCCGTGCGATTCCCATTACCTGTGCGATTTCCATCACCTGTACAACTCCCATTAATTCCCCACACCTCTGTGACTCCCATTACTTCTACAACACCCAACACCCATGCAACTGCCTATTCAAGTGCAACTGCCTATACATGTGCAACTCCCATCAACTGTGCAATTCCCTACATTCATGCAACTCCCTACACCTGTGCTATTTCCATTACCCATACAACTCCCAACACCCGTGCAACTCCCAAGACTCATGTAACTCCCTACATCCATGCAACTCCCTACACCTGTGCTATTTCAATTACCCGTGGGACTCCCTACACCCTTGTGACTATTATCACCCATGCGACTCCCTACACCTGTGTGACTATTATCACTCATGCAACTCCCTACACCTGTGCTATGTCCATTACCCATTCAACTCCCTACACCCATGTGATCCCCATAACCATGCAACTCTCCTACATCCGTGCAAGTACCCACACCCATGTGACTGCTTACACCTGTGTGACTCCCTACACCTGTGCAACTGGCTCCCATTACCTGTGA